The DNA sequence AGCGCAGGCTGCCAGAGGCGCCAAAACGAAGCATCACCTCGCCTGCCTTTGCTAGACGTAGCCTAGGGCCCGTCAGGCTCCAGTTCGCCACAAGCTGGCTTTGGCTATCGATAGGCCAGCTTAACGTCGAGCCATGGGATCTCACATCCTCATCCAGGCCTTGCAGCACTTGCTCAACTCTGGGGGCGACCTCGACAGGATCAAGATAGAGCGCGTATTGAAAACGTCTCAGCACCATAGATCTGATGCGAATCGCCACCTGAGCATCGTCTTTAGCCTCAAGCTGCGCCAAAATATCCCCCAGCTGCGCCGCCGAGGGTAAAGGGAAGCCGCGATGCTCGATAAAGCCCCGCAGCAGATGGGGACGCCAGCGCCCAGGCTGCTCTGCTAGCGCCTTAAGATCCAGCACGGCCGCCTGACTATGGGGCACGCTTAGCAGCATGGCAGGTAAGCAAAGACTCACCTCCTCGTCGATCAACGCCTGCTGCTCGGCGCACAATTGAGCGCTGCGACTGGCGGTGGCGGCAAAGGCTGGCCAGCGCGCCGTGAGGATCGGCAGCACCTCATTGCGCAAAAAGTTGCGGTCGAAACGACTGTCCTTATTACTCTCATCCTCGATATGGCTAAGCCCTTCAGCCATGGCGAAGGCTTCTATCTGGGCGCGGGAGCTTGTCAGCAGAGGCCTGAGGAGTGGATTATCAGGGGTAAAGGCCTGCACCTCTCCCATGGCCGCCAGTCCCTTGGGCCCGAGGCCACGCTTGAGGGCCAGTAATAGCGTCTCTAACTGATCGTCCTGATGATGGGCGGTGAGCAGGATATCGCCGGGGGCTAACTCGCTTCGCAGCGCATCGTATCTCGCCTCGCGGGCCGCGGCCTCGAGACTAATGCGGGCGCCACTAGCCACTGTCACCCGCTTGACGCTGATCGGCAAGCCATACTCGCGGGCACGGCGCTCACAGTGGCTCTGCCAGCTATCAGCATTGGCGCTGAGGCCATGATGCACATGCACCAGGAGATAATTAAACTCGGGATGCTGCTTGGCAAATAGGCTCAGGCCATGGGCAAGCACCTCTGAGTCGACCCCGCCACTATATGCCAGTACTAACTTCATAGCTGGCTTAGTAGCTGGCCTACTACCAGAATTAATGCCAGCCGCAGGCTTCACCCGCGCTAGTAGCTGGGTCAGGGCATCAAATGGACAGAAGCTGTCGGGCGCCATCTAGAAGAGGATCCTTACCTTGTCAGACCCGGTCAGCGTCTCCAGTGCCAGCATCAGCTCGTCGGTCGGATTCACCCGCCACTCATCCCCCAGCCTGAACTGGGCCTTAGCGGTAGGCTGGGCATAGTTGATCACCAAGGGTACACTGCCCGCCTTCCAGGGCTCGACCGCTTGTTGGAACTGGCCAAGCCACTCTGGGGTGATGCTAGCGCCGTCCAGATCCACCTCGACCGCGTGGGCGAAGTGGCTGCGCGCCTCACCCATATCGATGATGCTGCGGGCCGTCATGCGATTGCCGCCGGAGAAGTCATCGAAACTCACCTCCCCTTCGACGATCAAGATCCTGTCTTTCTCCAGCAGCTCACCAAATTTCTCAAAGGCCTCGGTAAACAGCATCACCTCCAAACGGGCACTCTTATCGTCCAGGGTGACCAGGCCCATCTTGGAGCCGCGCTTGGTCATCATCACACGGGTCGCCACCACGAGCCCGGCAGCCTTGGTGGTCTTGCCCCGCTCGGTGGGATGCACATCCTTGAGCCTGCCCGAAGTGTAGTGCTTCAGTTCCTTGAGATACTGATTAATCGGGTGACCGGTGAGGTACAGACCTAAGGTATCCCGTTCGCCCTCGAGCCACACCTTATCGGGCCAGGGCGTGCAGTGCACAAACTGCTGCTTGTTGTCTTCCGGCTCGCTGTTGAGCAGGCCAAACATGTCGTGCTGGCCAATCGCCTCGGCCTTGGCATGCTGATCCG is a window from the Shewanella loihica PV-4 genome containing:
- the tilS gene encoding tRNA lysidine(34) synthetase TilS; this encodes MKLVLAYSGGVDSEVLAHGLSLFAKQHPEFNYLLVHVHHGLSANADSWQSHCERRAREYGLPISVKRVTVASGARISLEAAAREARYDALRSELAPGDILLTAHHQDDQLETLLLALKRGLGPKGLAAMGEVQAFTPDNPLLRPLLTSSRAQIEAFAMAEGLSHIEDESNKDSRFDRNFLRNEVLPILTARWPAFAATASRSAQLCAEQQALIDEEVSLCLPAMLLSVPHSQAAVLDLKALAEQPGRWRPHLLRGFIEHRGFPLPSAAQLGDILAQLEAKDDAQVAIRIRSMVLRRFQYALYLDPVEVAPRVEQVLQGLDEDVRSHGSTLSWPIDSQSQLVANWSLTGPRLRLAKAGEVMLRFGASGSLRCHPHGRDKGRELKKLWQEFAVPPWERGRIPLIFSGEQLVAAVGLWVDKRYLADEGEGGWQFSLVEVNT